The following are encoded together in the Kribbella voronezhensis genome:
- a CDS encoding MmcQ/YjbR family DNA-binding protein has product MVELADIRAVTEGLPRSYEVLVRDRIKFRVGQIVYLALSRDEKQMGIGFPKEERAAAIAAYPDKFLPPSKSDERYQWIEVNLAAIDRTELRELILDAWRLCVPKKVAAEYFGE; this is encoded by the coding sequence ATGGTCGAGCTGGCTGACATCCGGGCGGTCACCGAAGGGTTGCCGCGCAGCTACGAGGTCCTGGTCCGGGACCGGATCAAGTTCCGCGTCGGGCAGATCGTGTACCTCGCGCTGTCGCGGGACGAGAAGCAGATGGGCATCGGTTTCCCGAAGGAGGAACGGGCGGCCGCGATCGCGGCGTACCCGGACAAGTTCCTCCCACCCAGCAAGTCCGACGAGCGCTACCAGTGGATCGAGGTCAACCTCGCCGCGATCGACCGAACCGAACTCCGCGAACTGATCCTCGACGCCTGGCGCCTGTGCGTCCCCAAGAAAGTAGCGGCCGAGTACTTCGGCGAGTGA